A DNA window from Ranitomeya imitator isolate aRanImi1 chromosome 2, aRanImi1.pri, whole genome shotgun sequence contains the following coding sequences:
- the LOC138664499 gene encoding PHD finger protein rhinoceros-like: MASGSDSSTPPLRSEASSSEEESQEEEREQEQRPEQEQRPRGQAVVAGRRVSQRALDEPLNIDLMVASIEERGPLWDSRDPRHADQGILRCMWKEVAQLLWDGFDSASPTVKASFLRKLRTRWRSMKDRFKRGLKKEGQARSGAAASRTSVYKYNRILQFLRPVLESRETHSSTREPVRPSGAVLCEAPSQASQPSHSESRSAPPQSGEPAAGPSDVPLAEASVAPSFGSSRQRQRASDRAPMPEFLHLSTVFQNGFKALCDKMSNIERRLENIETDLARPAKHFFNALHNGMVEHLTPELQISVMQGCNNLYVTALQQARVMQSATNAPTVPSLAAMTPTPAAEHHHRGPRDEGHRHRHRHHRTEPQRSEQDRPSRAHGHRREADPHTEGERRKKKKTKTTTTSTTTLAMAAPTTTTRTQPGSTRSTPSTQAGSTRSTPSTQPGSTRSTPSTQPGSTRSRSSQPRTLVVVPPPPPSPALEVSQQWMDVGIPSSIIEYAAASSPSSSSSSSSSSVSSTPTRSEGYQSPLVVDVGTP, from the exons atggccagcggcagtgattccagcaccccaccgctgaggagtgag gcttcttcaagtgaggaggagagccaggaggaagagagggagcaggagcagagaccggagcaggagcagagaccacggggccaagctgtggttgcaggacggaga gtttcacaacgggccctggatgaacccctCAACATCgacctcatggtggcatccatagaggaacggggcccgttgtgggacagccgtgacccccggcacgcggaccagggcatattgcggtgtatgtggaaagaggtggcacaattgctgtgggatggcttcgacagcgcttcccccacggtcaaagctagttttc tTCGAAAACtgcggaccagatggcgctccatgaaggaccgtttcaagaggggcctgaaaaaggaaggACAGGCCCGTAGTGGTGCAgcggcttcaaggacctcggtttacaagtataaccgtatactgcaattcttgagaccggtccttgaaagcagaga aacacacagcagcacccgcgagcctgtccgaccctctggagcggtcctttgtgaagcgccatctcaagcctcgcagccatcccacagcgagagcaggtctgcaccaccacaatctggcgaaccggcagccggtccatcagatgttcccctggccgaggcctctgtcgctccttccttcgggtcttcccgacagcgtcagcgggcctcggacagggcgcccatgcccgaatttttacatttgagtaccgtctttcagaatggtttcaaggcgctgtgcgataaaatgtcaaaTATCgagcggcgtcttgaaaacatcgaaacggatctcgcgaggccggcgaaacatttttttaatgcccttcacaacgggatggttgaacatcttacgccggaactccagatttcggtcatgcagggctgcaacaatctttatgtcactgctctgcagcaggctcgggtcatgcagtcagcgacaaatgcgcccacagtaccatcgctggctgccatgactccgactcctgctgcagagcaccaccacagaggtccgcgtgacgagggccaccgccaccgccaccgccaccacagaacagagccccaaaggtcggagcaagaccggccttcaagggcacacgggcacagacgggaagccgacccacacacagagggagagaggaggaaaaaaaagaagaccaagACGACGACGActagcactacgaccttggctatggctgctcccacaactaccaccagaacacagcctgggtcgacccggagcacaccaagtacccaggctgggtctacacggagcacacccagtacccagcctgggtctacaaggagcacaccgtcaacacagcctgggtcgacccggagccggagtagccagccaaggacactggtcgtcgtccctcctcctcctccctcacctgcttTGGAAGTATCCCAACAGTGGatggatgtcggcatcccgtcaagTATCATTGAATatgctgctgcttcctccccctcgtcctcctcctcctcgtcctcctcctcggtctcttccacacccaccagaagtgagggatatcaatcccctttagttgTGGATGTAGGTACCCCGTAA
- the LOC138664500 gene encoding uncharacterized protein, which yields MDRSMESIYLTFQLELALAIAYAFACQEQRKRDKQRRRSRRRFWLHPIVEVRESRGVYHCLVGELNENQDKYFEYTRMSKDSFRYLLRLVEGAISRHDTQLRKSISPEERLLVTLRFLATGETLRSLHFQFRIGVSTLSGIIADTCRALWDNLREEFLPIPTRELWHANAQKFEKVCDFPNCIGAVDGKHIRITKPSEVDLFFYNYKKYFSTVLMAIAGADCRFLAVDIGAFGRANDSRTFKESDMGRRLYENNFNFPHPRPLPNTEGPTLPFVVVGDEAFQMCGNLLKPYSSRGLDRTKSIFNYRLSRARRTVECAFGILVSKWRILGSAINLKIETVDEVVKACVVLHNFIIDKERVNVELDEPIQNPLPDYQAHPLRTTLEIAHMRDQFAAYFVSDVGRVSWQDQMV from the exons atggatcgttccatggagagtatctacctcacttttcagctggaattagcccttgctatagcttatgcttttgcctgtcaagaacagaggaaaagagacaaacaacggagaaggagtcgtcggcgtttttggctacaccctatagtggaagtccgagagagtcgtggagtgtACCATTGTCttgttggcgaattaaatgagaaccaggacaaatattttgagtacaccaggatgtcaaaagacagcttccgatatctgctgcgtctggtggaaggagccatttccaggcacgacacgcagctccgtaaatcgatttcccctgaggaacgtctgctggtgactctacg tttcctggctaccggagagacattgagatcactgcatttccagtttcggattggagtctcaacactgtcgggtattattgcagacacatgccgcgcattgtgggacaacctcagggaggaatttttacccatccctacaagagaattatggcatgccaacgcccaaaaatttgaaaaagtttgtgatttccctaactgtatcggagccgtggatggcaagcacattaggattaccaagccttcagaagtggatctctttttttataattataaaaaatacttttccaccgtgctgatggcaattgcaggtgcggactgcaggtttctcgctgtggacattggagcgtttggtcgtgcaaatgattcacggacatttaaggagtctgacatgggccgaagattatacgagaacaattttaatttcccccatccacgacctcttcctaaCACCGAAGGCCcgaccctgccatttgttgtggttggggatgaggcttttcaaatgtgtggcaacctacttaaaccgtactctagtcgggggctggaccgcacaaaaagtatttttaattatagactgtccagggcccgaagaactgtggagtgcgcctttggcattctggtgtccaaatggcgtatcttaggatccgcaataaatttgaaaattgagacagtggatgaggtggtgaaggcgtgtgtggttctacacaattttattattgataaagagagagtcaacgttgaactcgatgaacccatacaaaatccattgcctgattatcaagctcatcctctgcggacaactttggagattgctcatatgagggaccaatttgctgcatattttgtttccgatgttggccgtgtttcttggcaagatcaaatggtgtaa